A genomic region of Epinephelus moara isolate mb chromosome 23, YSFRI_EMoa_1.0, whole genome shotgun sequence contains the following coding sequences:
- the ckap4 gene encoding cytoskeleton-associated protein 4, giving the protein MTAKNRHKSNSSEKSAASSQEDASKKSQKSTSNGVSGPAPQGPRSGSCLGLVATAVFYIALIGAAGFGAFHLQQVVEEIRETSSRHEESARQSAELSVKMESVVQQVESLRSVVDGLESSLGITRVELEGAVSRMKRGEVETRRVEEALQKLQNDLLRDLSEGINEVKEARERDFSSLEKTVEERLAEVSQSIKASVAEFTEAQGEAQSQLADLKSRLGDMEDPARIKEELSAIVDAVAEIKTSKQAADASADSFREQVGAVRSELQTRNQEVASLSQEVETMRSVVQENVGSLRQALSTAEADVQALKDKSMTLESSVEQTTDAVRDVEKQVNAVAAQALKKSDELEARVKTTEESGDSLSASVSDITSKVESLFAKYDTHESTLSAQGQAVEKVKTGLEQEMEALKSSFGELQSNMAALSGGQTKLLSKDSSLGQQVVDLEKRLVTLEESSSNMKPEQIQSIKSMVAELESKAAKLEGHDQAIAALQKAVRRLERIEEGLIFG; this is encoded by the exons ATGACTGCGAAAAACCGACACAAGAGCAACTCCAGCGAGAAGAGCGCCGCATCCAGCCAGGAGGATGCGTCGAAGAAAAGCCAGAAGAGCACCAGTAACGGGGTGAGTGGCCCCGCACCTCAGGGGCCACGATCAGGGAGCTGCCTCGGGCTCGTCGCCACCGCCGTGTTTTACATCGCGTTAATAGGCGCCGCTGGGTTTGGGGCTTTTCATTTACAGCAAGTTGTGGAGGAAATTCGAGAGACGAGCTCCAGGCATGAGGAGAGCGCACGGCAGAGCGCAGAGCTGAGCGTGAAAATGGAGAGTGTCGTTCAACAG GTGGAGTCTCTGAGGAGTGTCGTGGACGGGCTGGAGTCATCACTGGGCATCACACGGGTGGAGCTGGAGGGCGCCGTCAGCAGGATGAAGAGGGGCGAGGTGGAAACGAGGAGGGTGGAGGAAGCCCTTCAGAAGCTCCAGAACGATCTACTCAGGGACCTTTCAGAGGGCATTAATGAGGTGAAGGAGGCCCGAGAGAGGGACTTCTCCTCTCTGGAGAAGACTGTGGAGGAGCGTCTGGCTGAGGTCAGTCAGTCCATCAAAGCCAGCGTGGCGGAGTTCACTGAAGCTCAGGGTGAAGCTCAGAGCCAGCTGGCTGATCTCAAGTCCCGCCTGGGTGACATGGAGGACCCTGCGCGCATCAAAGAGGAGCTCTCCGCTATTGTCGATGCTGTGGCTGAAATCAAAACATCCAAACAGGCTGCTGATGCCTCAGCTGATTCATTTAGGGAGCAGGTAGGCGCTGTGAGGTCAGAGCTCCAGACGCGAAACCAGGAAGTTGCCTCACTGTCACAGGAAGTTGAAACAATGAGGTCAGTAGTGCAAGAGAATGTCGGGAGTCTGAGGCAGGCGCTGTCTACAGCAGAGGCTGATGTCCAGGCCCTCAAGGACAAAAGCATGACACTGGAGAGCAGCGTGGAGCAGACCACTGATGCTGTCCGTGACGTAGAGAAGCAGGTGAATGCAGTAGCCGCCCAGGCCCTGAAAAAATCAGACGAGCTGGAAGCCAGAGTTAAAACCACGGAGGAGAGCGGAGATTCACTGTCAGCATCAGTATCAGACATCACCTCCAAAGTGGAGTCACTATTCGCCAAATACGACACCCATGAAAGCACCCTGTCTGCGCAGGGTCAGGCCGTGGAGAAAGTCAAAACCGGCTTGGAGCAGGAGATGGAGGCACTGAAGAGCAGTTTTGGGGAGCTCCAGTCCAACATGGCCGCTCTGAGTGGCGGCCAGACCAAGCTGTTGTCGAAGGACTCCAGCCTGGGTCAGCAGGTGGTGGACTTGGAGAAGAGGCTCGTCACTCTGGAggaaagcagcagcaacatgaaacCAGAGCAGATACAGAGCATAAAAAGCATGGTAGCTGAGCTGGAGAGCAAAGCAGCTAAGCTAGAAGGCCACGACCAGGCTATAGCTGCTCTGCAGAAAGCTGTGAGGAGGTTAGAACGGATAGAGGAGGGCCTCATATTTGGTTGA